One segment of Triticum aestivum cultivar Chinese Spring chromosome 2A, IWGSC CS RefSeq v2.1, whole genome shotgun sequence DNA contains the following:
- the LOC123190391 gene encoding FCS-Like Zinc finger 2, protein MAASVACAFFFEAEPVGEPGMPALDACALCAKRLVRDSDVFMYRGDTPFCSEECRHEQMQLDAVSARQAARRLQRFSAGAESGRARHGVSVSS, encoded by the coding sequence ATGGCGGCATCAGTAGCCTGCGCCTTCTTCTTCGAGGCCGAGCCGGTGGGCGAGCCCGGCATGCCGGCGCTAGACGCGTGCGCGCTCTGTGCCAAGCGGCTGGTGCGCGACAGCGACGTCTTCATGTACAGAGGGGACACGCCCTTCTGCAGCGAGGAGTGCCGCCACGAGCAGATGCAGCTCGACGCCGTCTCCGCCAGGCAGGCCGCCCGGAGGCTGCAGCGGTTCTCGGCGGGAGCAGAGTCCGGGCGTGCACGCCATGGGGTGTCCGTCTCGAGCTAA